A single genomic interval of Coccidioides posadasii str. Silveira chromosome 1, complete sequence harbors:
- a CDS encoding uncharacterized protein (EggNog:ENOG410PRMV~COG:S~TransMembrane:3 (i183-203o223-240i261-279o)~BUSCO:14354at33183), which produces MSGAEESPAQLAARLRRERREAKIRAGGSARLDKITSLSGRTPASLRDEPPRSVSPFSNSTPELQPEEASRSISPLPKFSSATDQSPEDFEAQQAYLRALLRSKQPLDQPQEPDPTAKLLSTLMGLDSASPDAVAGNGASGLAPADLLSRNLTSSFGLPPSIANFFTQQLQPESPDSQQRNRLWRILHTIVAFTCGIWLILMLRTASMTYGENPPPPATVQSPFVHFVTAELVLGSARLLTSMRNGQLRTVRPWMQILSDIARDGKIILFLLGIAGMWMRTSDMLEEKLMNL; this is translated from the exons ATGTCAGGTGCTGAGGAATCTCCAGCTCAGCTGGCCGCTCGTCTTCGACGAGAGCGCCGGGAAGCAAAGATTAGAGCTGGTGGCTCCGCGAGATTAGACAAAATCACAAGCTTAAGTGGGAGGACTCCTGCGAGCT TGAGAGATGAGCCTCCTCGCTCCGTTAGCCCTTTCAGCAACTCAACTCCGGAATTACAACCAGAGGAAGCATCTCGATCCATCTCCCCACTACCCAAATTCTCCAGCGCTACAGATCAATCACCTGAAGATTTCGAAGCGCAACAAGCATACCTACGAGCCCTGCTACGATCCAAACAGCCTCTCGATCAGCCGCAAGAACCTGACCCAACCGCAAAGCTTCTGAGCACGCTCATGGGGCTTGATTCAGCTTCCCCAGATGCCGTTGCCGGCAACGGAGCTTCTGGCCTGGCCCCAGCCGATTTGCTGTCACGAAACCTTACTTCCTCGTTTGGCTTACCACCCTCGATAGCCAATTTCTTTACACAGCAGCTCCAGCCCGAGTCCCCGGACAGCCAACAGAGAAACAGACTCTGGCGCATTCTTCACACAATCGTCGCTTTTACTTGCGGAATTTGGCTTATTCTTATGCTTCGGACGGCTTCGATGACGTACGGGGAAAATCCACCGCCCCCGGCTACAGTTCAAAGTCCATTTGTGCACTTCGTCACGGCGGAGCTTGTCTTGGGCAGTGCGAGGTTATTGACGAGTATGAGAAACGGACAGTTGCGGACGGTGCGGCCGTGGATGCAGATTCTATCGGATATCGCCAGAGATGGGAAAATAATTTTGTTTCTGTTGGGCATTGCGGGGATGTGGATGAGAACTTCTGACATGCTAGAAGAAAAGTTGATGAACTTATGA